A genome region from Bacteroidota bacterium includes the following:
- a CDS encoding DNA polymerase III subunit alpha yields MFTHLHTHSWYSFSRGTIPSEALAELAATAGMTAIAQTDTNNLSGAVEFYIATKKHGIKPIIGVELRTRHETATLLARNADGYREICETVTAVLEAIPQTKPKLTLESEEPGQVEIQEEDLEYKPLAPFLHDRSEDIVMLSSSSTLLEQLAPQMKIGNLFMELAPHERKQWKKLRTIYRQYRLPVVATNDILFAKREDHALHKLLRTIGSNTTLNTVPEWEVGAESQRFTNEHELRALLSDVGEDAFANAQKIAESCNVEFDFSYSKFTKYPVEDSAIFLHALAEAGFRKRFDRPTAEHHARFEQELATIIELRATDYYLAVWDMIQFAKRKNFPYLGRGSGANSLIAYCLEISNVDPVRNHLRFERFLNPERSMPPDFDIDFSWKDRYEVIHYMIDTFGQNRSIGQSRAAMLCTVQCYRDRGAVRETGKAFGFTEAEINEQMTHIRTIYVEGKVASRSSALNEGNRPADIKQWMQCAARIESFPRNLSVHAGGLLIADRAMTHYTPVQMAPIGVPITQQDMYSADDWKLIKLDILATRGLGTYWDTMRLVEGRTGTRPPVENENVAFADEQTKELIRTGKTRGCFYIESPAMIGLLRKLRTDTFENLTAASSVIRPGVAQSGMMQEFIARHRDPARRNRADPILARLMPETYGVMVYQEDVLTVAHDVAGLSYGEADLMRRAMSGKTRSHERMTDLKDRFLDGCKSKGVHDAIAQEIWRQIISFSGYSFCKAHSASYAVLSFQEAWLKVYHPAEFLCSVLNNQGGFYRHQEYLNEARLLGITVKLPDVNLSHYEHTVDDERSIRLGFVAFSDLSSASRERLLAARAGAPFTSIEDFAIRSGVTMEDGALLVTLGACDSFGTRRVEMLVRFRAAMLGTSHLHKLSGQPGLGFADDLSHISLQHLSDYDPLYQFRLERNTFGYSVTNHPCDFLKQYAEGTVRASDLARHIGKRVTVVGAKAATKAVRTKRGELMLMLNLSDKSGMMDVVVWPEQYRQYYTQLSTAEAVRIAGKVAESYNVATLEAHAIEKLEFLD; encoded by the coding sequence ATGTTCACGCACCTGCACACGCATTCCTGGTACTCGTTTAGCCGCGGCACGATCCCGTCGGAAGCGCTGGCCGAGCTTGCTGCAACTGCCGGCATGACTGCTATCGCGCAGACCGACACGAACAATCTCTCCGGCGCCGTGGAGTTCTATATCGCCACAAAAAAGCATGGCATCAAACCGATTATTGGTGTCGAACTTCGCACGCGGCACGAAACAGCGACGCTGCTCGCCCGAAATGCCGATGGCTACCGGGAAATTTGCGAGACGGTCACCGCAGTTCTCGAAGCCATCCCACAAACCAAACCAAAGCTCACGCTCGAAAGCGAAGAACCCGGACAGGTCGAGATTCAGGAAGAGGACTTGGAGTATAAGCCACTCGCGCCATTCTTGCACGATCGCTCGGAAGATATTGTGATGCTATCATCGAGCAGCACACTCCTGGAGCAACTTGCACCACAGATGAAAATAGGCAACCTCTTCATGGAGCTTGCTCCGCACGAGCGGAAGCAGTGGAAGAAGCTTCGAACTATCTATCGGCAATATCGGCTGCCAGTCGTCGCAACGAACGACATTCTTTTTGCCAAACGCGAGGACCACGCACTGCATAAGCTCCTGCGCACGATCGGCAGTAACACCACGCTCAACACCGTGCCGGAGTGGGAAGTCGGTGCGGAAAGCCAACGATTTACAAACGAGCATGAACTTCGCGCTCTTCTCTCGGACGTTGGCGAAGACGCATTTGCCAATGCGCAGAAGATTGCAGAGTCGTGCAACGTCGAATTTGATTTCAGCTACTCAAAATTCACGAAGTATCCGGTTGAAGACTCTGCGATATTTCTTCATGCGCTTGCGGAAGCCGGCTTCCGCAAGCGGTTCGACCGTCCCACAGCCGAGCACCACGCGCGCTTCGAGCAGGAATTGGCAACGATCATCGAATTGCGAGCGACAGACTACTACCTGGCCGTCTGGGACATGATCCAGTTCGCGAAGCGGAAGAACTTCCCATATCTGGGCCGCGGCTCCGGCGCGAATTCACTCATTGCCTATTGTCTGGAAATCTCGAATGTCGATCCCGTCCGCAATCATCTTCGCTTCGAGCGCTTCCTGAATCCGGAGCGGTCCATGCCACCCGATTTCGATATTGACTTTTCGTGGAAGGACCGCTACGAGGTCATCCACTATATGATCGATACATTCGGCCAGAACAGAAGCATCGGTCAATCCCGAGCAGCCATGTTGTGTACAGTTCAGTGTTACCGCGATCGTGGCGCAGTGCGCGAGACCGGCAAGGCGTTCGGCTTTACTGAAGCCGAGATCAACGAGCAGATGACGCACATTCGGACGATCTATGTCGAAGGCAAGGTCGCGTCGCGCTCGAGCGCTCTCAACGAAGGCAACCGGCCGGCGGATATCAAGCAGTGGATGCAATGTGCCGCGCGCATTGAGAGCTTTCCTCGAAATCTCTCGGTCCATGCGGGTGGGCTGCTCATCGCCGACAGAGCGATGACCCATTACACGCCAGTGCAAATGGCGCCCATCGGCGTGCCAATCACGCAGCAGGACATGTATTCCGCCGACGATTGGAAACTCATCAAGCTCGATATTCTCGCCACGCGTGGGCTTGGTACCTATTGGGATACGATGCGGCTTGTCGAAGGACGCACCGGCACTCGGCCTCCCGTCGAGAATGAGAACGTGGCATTCGCGGACGAGCAAACGAAAGAACTGATCCGCACTGGAAAAACACGCGGCTGCTTTTACATCGAAAGTCCCGCGATGATCGGACTGCTGCGGAAGCTTCGAACCGATACATTTGAGAATCTCACCGCCGCTTCCTCCGTCATTCGTCCCGGCGTCGCGCAGTCCGGCATGATGCAGGAATTCATCGCGCGGCATCGTGACCCGGCGAGGCGCAACCGTGCCGATCCAATTCTTGCGCGGCTCATGCCGGAGACGTATGGCGTCATGGTCTATCAGGAAGATGTGTTGACGGTTGCGCATGACGTTGCGGGACTCTCGTATGGCGAAGCCGATCTCATGCGTCGCGCCATGAGCGGGAAGACCCGCTCGCACGAGCGGATGACCGATCTCAAAGACCGTTTCCTGGATGGCTGTAAATCAAAAGGCGTTCATGATGCCATTGCGCAGGAGATCTGGCGACAGATTATCTCGTTCTCGGGCTATTCGTTTTGCAAGGCGCACTCGGCCAGCTACGCGGTGCTTTCGTTTCAGGAGGCGTGGCTCAAAGTCTATCATCCGGCGGAGTTTCTCTGCTCGGTGCTGAACAATCAAGGTGGGTTCTACCGGCATCAGGAGTATCTCAATGAAGCGCGGTTGCTCGGTATTACCGTTAAGCTTCCCGATGTGAACCTGAGCCACTATGAGCATACAGTCGATGATGAGCGAAGCATCCGGCTTGGCTTTGTCGCCTTTAGTGATTTATCGAGCGCGTCACGTGAGCGATTGCTTGCGGCGCGCGCGGGAGCGCCATTCACTTCTATCGAAGACTTTGCCATTCGGAGCGGTGTCACGATGGAAGACGGCGCGCTCTTGGTCACGCTCGGAGCGTGCGATTCTTTCGGGACAAGGCGAGTCGAGATGCTGGTTAGATTTCGAGCCGCGATGCTTGGGACTTCTCACTTGCACAAGCTTAGCGGCCAGCCCGGACTTGGATTTGCGGATGATCTTTCTCACATTTCACTTCAGCACCTGAGCGATTACGATCCACTCTATCAATTCCGGTTGGAACGCAACACATTCGGATATTCCGTGACGAATCATCCATGCGATTTCCTTAAGCAGTATGCGGAGGGTACGGTGCGCGCCAGCGATCTCGCTCGGCATATCGGCAAGCGCGTAACGGTTGTGGGCGCAAAGGCCGCGACAAAGGCCGTTCGCACGAAGCGCGGCGAACTAATGCTGATGCTGAATCTCTCAGACAAGAGCGGCATGATGGACGTAGTCGTCTGGCCCGAGCAGTACCGCCAATATTACACGCAACTCTCCACGGCGGAAGCTGTGCGGATCGCCGGCAAAGTCGCCGAAAGCTATAATGTTGCCACACTGGAAGCACACGCGATCGAGAAATTGGAGTTCCTGGACTAA
- a CDS encoding DUF72 domain-containing protein, translating into MNNGISIGVGAHGPQTAGTSSCISAIEFSFPIMSLPEASVIRHVRKLPRHSVWRITMDDLDSEQRYITQPAWTVFINALRPGRDTLMLSLERTSEYDAAQLDVLCDIVENVYPLRCFLEFEHHSWARAEQVLRGKRIPVVQHDAPELPGIIKDIHASGKHAILRLLGRDKRHWFEHLASERFAYRYTNAELAVIAQRIRTLRESSDTVTAILATHPAPSAMDNAVTLASILSK; encoded by the coding sequence ATGAACAACGGCATCTCCATCGGAGTAGGAGCACATGGCCCACAAACAGCGGGAACATCGTCATGCATCAGCGCGATAGAATTCTCATTCCCAATCATGAGTCTGCCGGAAGCATCGGTAATTCGCCACGTACGGAAGCTGCCGCGGCACTCCGTGTGGCGTATCACGATGGACGATCTGGATTCGGAGCAGCGATACATTACGCAGCCCGCGTGGACAGTGTTTATCAACGCGCTACGGCCGGGACGTGATACGCTCATGCTCTCATTGGAAAGAACGAGTGAATACGATGCAGCACAGCTTGACGTATTGTGCGACATTGTTGAGAATGTGTATCCGCTCCGGTGTTTCCTGGAGTTCGAACATCATTCGTGGGCGCGGGCGGAGCAAGTCCTGCGCGGCAAGAGGATTCCGGTCGTGCAGCACGATGCACCCGAATTGCCCGGCATCATCAAGGACATTCACGCGAGCGGAAAGCATGCGATACTCCGGCTGCTGGGCCGCGATAAGCGTCACTGGTTCGAGCATCTCGCCAGCGAGCGATTTGCCTATCGCTATACCAACGCGGAACTTGCTGTCATCGCGCAACGAATTCGCACACTACGAGAATCATCCGACACCGTCACAGCGATCCTCGCGACACATCCAGCACCATCGGCGATGGACAACGCCGTCACGCTGGCATCCATCCTCTCGAAGTAA
- the dinB gene encoding DNA polymerase IV — protein MGTYNSFRHNILHLDLDTFFVSVERLLDPALAKRPVIVGGNPFGRGVVAGCNYEARAFGVHSAQPIRRAYRLCPQAVFLHGNYIHYAEYSKLVREILTDLAPICETSSVDEFYLDLSLTERLKGDTYRWAQEIRKTVSGETQLPLSCGLATNKLIAKVATTEVAKKGDARHFRVADGEEALFLSPFNIRALPGVGEVNETKLLQLGVRRIGQLAETPVPILSRFFGRKAGNNLHERAQGIDHSPVRPTHEQKSYSREQTFGEDTIDVQKLYSILLSLSSALASDLRKAKLLTSKLTLKLRYSDFTTVTKTLTCSWTNQDQSIYRLAEKLFRALWTRRVRVRLLGLEANTFLEDLEQQFLFEEEHDVDPLYSAIDSLREKYGKRIIGFAGASAPRMHVITPHGVAA, from the coding sequence ATGGGCACCTATAATTCTTTCAGACACAACATCCTTCATCTCGACCTCGATACCTTCTTCGTATCGGTGGAGCGGCTGCTCGATCCAGCGCTGGCAAAGCGTCCGGTGATCGTGGGCGGCAATCCGTTCGGGCGCGGCGTCGTGGCCGGTTGCAACTACGAGGCGCGGGCATTCGGCGTACATTCGGCGCAGCCGATCCGTCGGGCCTACCGGCTGTGCCCGCAGGCCGTATTCCTTCACGGCAATTACATTCACTATGCCGAGTATTCGAAGCTCGTCCGCGAAATCCTGACCGATCTCGCGCCGATCTGCGAAACGTCGAGCGTCGATGAGTTCTATCTCGATCTCTCACTGACCGAGCGGTTGAAAGGCGATACATATCGCTGGGCGCAGGAGATTCGGAAGACGGTCAGTGGCGAGACACAGCTTCCGCTTTCGTGCGGCCTGGCGACAAATAAGCTTATCGCGAAAGTCGCAACGACCGAAGTTGCGAAGAAAGGCGATGCACGACATTTCAGAGTTGCCGATGGAGAAGAGGCGTTGTTTCTTTCGCCGTTCAACATTCGCGCGCTCCCGGGCGTCGGCGAAGTCAACGAAACGAAGTTGCTGCAACTCGGCGTGCGGCGCATCGGTCAGCTTGCGGAGACTCCGGTGCCGATTCTCTCACGGTTCTTTGGCCGCAAGGCGGGCAATAACCTTCACGAGCGAGCGCAAGGGATCGATCACTCGCCGGTGCGTCCGACCCACGAGCAAAAAAGCTACTCGCGCGAGCAGACCTTTGGCGAGGACACGATCGACGTGCAGAAGCTGTACTCGATTCTTCTCTCGCTCTCGTCGGCGCTCGCCAGCGATCTGCGAAAGGCGAAGCTGCTGACGAGCAAGCTCACACTCAAGCTCCGTTATTCGGATTTTACCACGGTGACCAAAACGCTGACCTGCTCGTGGACCAATCAGGACCAGTCGATCTATCGTCTGGCGGAGAAGCTCTTTCGCGCGCTCTGGACGCGCCGCGTGCGAGTCCGATTGTTGGGACTCGAGGCGAATACATTTTTAGAAGACCTGGAACAGCAATTTCTTTTCGAAGAAGAGCACGACGTCGATCCGCTCTACTCCGCGATCGATTCTCTCCGTGAAAAATATGGCAAGCGCATTATCGGCTTCGCTGGCGCCAGTGCGCCGCGCATGCATGTCATCACACCTCACGGCGTCGCAGCATGA
- a CDS encoding type II toxin-antitoxin system mRNA interferase toxin, RelE/StbE family → MVRIVESSGFIRAYAKLVRRRPELREKLQEKLEVFVKNPFDPSLDTHKLSGHLKDSMAFSLTRKLRVVFSFVKPDLVTLEDIGNHDDVY, encoded by the coding sequence ATGGTCCGGATCGTTGAGAGTAGCGGCTTTATTCGCGCATACGCAAAGCTGGTCCGGCGGCGTCCCGAGCTGCGCGAAAAATTGCAAGAGAAGTTAGAAGTCTTCGTTAAGAATCCATTCGATCCATCGCTCGACACGCACAAGCTTTCCGGGCATTTGAAGGACTCAATGGCCTTCAGTCTGACCCGAAAGCTCCGAGTCGTGTTTTCCTTCGTCAAACCAGATCTCGTCACGCTCGAGGACATTGGCAACCATGACGACGTGTATTAG